From a single Nicotiana tomentosiformis chromosome 2, ASM39032v3, whole genome shotgun sequence genomic region:
- the LOC138904902 gene encoding uncharacterized protein: MAIGTEDDNTTGSTAANGIFGNSAPTGSLFPSIDHNHPLYLQPTDTPDKSKLGFVDGRFPKSKFEPELHDLWEKVNVVVLWWIMNDVRTGLLSSVLYASSAHKVWEDLKERFDKVNGSRVLFLHREMHNLTQGTMTIADYFSKLRDLCDEFDALMPCPSCLCPDSKQYAQHFEAQRLLQFLTGLNVSRP, encoded by the exons ATGGCGATTGGTACTGAAGATGACAATACAACAGGTAGTACAGCAGCTAATGGCATTTTTGGCAATTCTGCTCCAACAGGTTCGTTGTTCCCCTCTATCGATCATAATCACCCACTGTACTTACAGCCAACTGACACACCAG ATAAAAGTAAGTTAGGTTTTGTCGATGGAAGGTTTCCAAAATCAAAGTTTGAACCGGAGCTTCAtgatttgtgggaaaaggttaatGTTGTTGTTTTGTGGTGGATAATGAATGATGTTAGGACTGGTTTGCTGAGTAGTGTACTATATGCATCTAGTGCTCACAAAGTGTGGGAAGATCTAAAAGAGAGATTTGACAAAGTGAATGGCTCTAGAGTATTGTTTCTTCATAGAGAAATGCACAATCTGACTCAAGGAACCATGACTATAGCAGACTACTTCTCAAAGCTAAGAGATTTGTGTGATGAGTTTGATGCTCTAATGCCATGCCCAAGTTGTCTATGTCCTGACTCTAAACAATATGCTCAGCACTTTGAGGCTCAGAGACTGCTGCAGTTTCTCACTGGTTTGaatgtgtcacgaccctaa